The Phlebotomus papatasi isolate M1 chromosome 3, Ppap_2.1, whole genome shotgun sequence genomic sequence attaaattatgatatggctcagttcgacttaaacataggagaaaaatcacactttcaaaagtgccccactttcaaaggtgccccatttccccctaaagttatttttttcttatgtttgtatgtAATTTCAAAGTAAAAGGTTAAAGGaaactaggatattttttgcaagtctcgaGCTATTTGATAtacaggggaaactggggtatcaccaaacacggagtaccaccaagcactaatttttatttcgaaactacTTGgtctatctcgaccattccttcagtggacaagcatctctttagtgcctataaattcctataggtcttatcctctgaagtcgaatatccgattaaaaaatcgcagtgtttggtggtaacccgtgtttggtggtgccccagtttcccctagtaaatttttaagctcaaaaatgacgaattgttaaattctcataatgaaaattaattttaatttttttatgcttataatttttttatgcaaaaccgttttggaaaaagaaactgcaatactcaaacataatattttttattaaagtaaaaattatcattcattggtattttcagaaaatttacttaaattttagagctatttttgttcatatcgtacatagaagcaaaaaatacactgaatcagactctgttggattttctaaggttagatgtaagaccttttactgattttgtttaccggtttcatttttattgctgattttcggtccgcgaaaactgtcccgtcgttaaagggttaactgatCAATTCAATCTACAAATGAAGCAATCACTTACAAAATTCCTACTCAGGTGTGAATGATGCAACTTTTGAttattagccaagacacatttaGGAGTATTATaacaaacaattaaaattttattctagaaaCAAACCTCTGGTATTTTCGAAGGccataggtttttttttaaataccttttttAGAAGAAGGTTTGAAAGAACCACAGGAATAATCAAGATTATAATTTTCATTTCGTTATAGTATTTTGTTGCATTAAATGcacatttttttaatctcaGATCAACGTTAGACACTTCCGCAAGAATTAAGCCAATTATGATACAATACATAACAaaaatttatctgaaattcCTGACCTTGTCCTGCCCCATATTATTCATAGTGCACTAGGAAACAATAAAAACCATTCTCTGGCTCCacaacaaaaataccaaatgtGTTGGAGCTACTTGAGTGATAAGAGGGATTATCAAATAAGTCCTCTAGGGCAATTTTCTCATATTGCTAGGCCCGATTGAACTGCTATAGTCAATGGAGTGAATGCCTGGGTGGCTTTTGGGGGGCAAATAGGGCAACTGAGTGGGGTGAAAGAGGTTCTTTAATTATAGATTGAAAATTGTGAGTTATTATAAACCTTTTTGACTCGCCATTTGCGACTGATCTTTTGCGCCAGGTATTTTGGCTGTGCATTCCCGAATAAATGAGAAAATTGCGTGTTGGCAATGTTGAACACACAAAATTTTGTCACACTTTGTGAACTTTATGGGCTACTCGTCCGgagaatttattaattattgctatttgtattttttccacATCGACTGCCCAACACAATGGACAccaaaaatttatgcaaaaaacaACTTTTCTTGGCACTGAGTCTTTGTCTAAGGGTGATTTTGTGGATTTTTTCTGCCAATCCTTATTGAATTTTCCAGTCATAGCTGGAGGGCTAGGGTACATCTGACCAAGAACTTGGGTTTGGGGGTGCTAAATGGGGGTTAAAGGTGCAAATTGTGGGGTTTTTCTCACCAATCTTTGTTGCATAGAGCGGATCGACTTCCATATCGTAGTCAAATGCAAATCTCTTGGCCTGATAATCATCTTCCATATTTATTGCAATACTCCAATCACTTAACTATCTCAAAGTGCACGTGTTGAGGAATCAATTGAACCCACTGGTCACTCAATAAAACACACTCTAATCagcaaattttgattaaatatcAAACCACTTCAGTTCAAATGCGCTACAAAAATTGAACTGACTAAACTGGAGTTGGAGAATTGGAGAAAGTGGAGGGGAGAACTTGTACCGTACCGTCAGTGCGAACAGCGCCAACTGTGACGGGTATCGGAATTCAACTGTCAAATCGCAGTCAGCTGTGCGCGagtgaaaaaaacaaaacccATTCGCTTTTTCCagtgaaaattttgtgataaaaatacGATAAAAAAGGTGTTTCTACCGATCCAAAAAGATGAATAGGAGACgtacaaatctatcctcagtaTTTAACATAGATACTGATACTGGTGGTGCATCTATGTCACTATCCGAGCGTGAAATTCATTCCCAAGACAATTTGCTTCATATGGATTTCAGTGAGAGGAACACTTGCTTTGCCGACGAGGTAATTATTCCtgcaaatatttaatattttatttcacacCCATGTTTATATTTGTCTCCATTGGATGCGGCTTAGTTCAAATTGTGGGGCACCCAGAGCGGAAATCGCACCTTGATTCAGAAGACTATTAATTTCATGCCATCTCGCTTCAAGCGCCAATTATCTCTCGATTCTCGGATCTCCGGTCCCAATCATGATAACGATATTGAAGAAATAACAcagcaaattgaacaaaacaATCAACTTATGGCTGATAATCCACTATCACGACACTTAAGAATGTGAGTATTCTGAGCCTCATAACATGAATCATCCTCCAGAGAACTTTCAGACTTCCAACTAGACAAAACTAATTCACGCCCAATTGAGAACATTGATCATTCGAGTCGGCACTAATTGACCATATGTCATCGATTCTTTCAGCGAGAGAATTAAATCCCTCCCGCAGACCATCAATATTAAACGAGAGATTAGTGCAAAGCTCTCAACATCAGCCAGAAATCGCACAGACTCCAAGTCAATCAGCTACTGGCAAAGATTTAAGTATGCCTACAGAATTTTGAGGACAAGACTGGGTGCTTTTCTTGCTAATATCCTTACCAATTTGGAAATTTGGTATGGATCGATGAGAAATATCGAGGGTCACTTTGGGAGTGGAGTCAGTGCCTACTTCAAATTCCTAAGATGGCTTTTTATCTCTTACTGCATCGTTGCTGTTCTTTGCTTTGGGTAAGTTTTGTTCACAAATCTAACAATTATTTGATAGaagtaaaaaaatacatttgatctttaaatattccaaagattttccaaaaaaagcaCCCTCACTTTTCcttttccaacattttattACTCGAACTCGAAGAGAAAgaactgtaggggagactggggcaaaatttgtcaaaaggaaaatttcaatattcactattttctaaaataaaagagactgaggattgaaatttttattatagatagccttcatgaactttcttaaacttacaaagtttcaagggattcaaagaaggattatgtaaaataagaaataataaaattttgagccctatttttggaatatttataaaaaaaacaaaaatattttcggaaagataattttattgggatttttctgggaggttttttttagaCCAATGGCTTCTCACCGAATTCTCAAACCTTCTTAATTCCCTTCATTAAGGAGTCGCCCACTTCCTCTCGAAATCCTGCAAGTTTTCAGCTGTCTGACcctttggcttacagaaaatatcaatacttattagctcaatttaagcacatttctcattaagatagacaaaaattatcttcgacaaagttatagaggaataaatttcctataaaaatatgtctatttgatatttttaacatttgcgtgagtaaaatgtcacaaattatccgaagactgacaaaatttgccccagcaattttgagaatcttaaCAAAaccgacttttagaaaatgattcgaaaatcacattacttttgagatagaggaaaatagacttctgcaatgttgtaaagcagtaaatttcctataagaatatgctcattataaaacgtttttctcagagctcgtgaaagaattaaatatgcgttttaacaagttttgccccagtctcccctatccacTTCTCTTTTCAACTCGTGACACGACTAGAGGCCAAACGttaagaaatatcgacttccagtcttcgccGACCCCCCTTTCCCCATAAGCCCATgtgtttttggtttatttcgaaaacgattttctttcattttcgaatatgttttagaggtcaaggcgaatatttcgtccctggacacctatgttcgaaaaccatttcgatatcgaactTTAGAACATCAAACTTCCCAGCaaaaccactttggagggcctatttttcaaccgatttgcttaaatttggattttttgaaatatcttgaaatttcccaCCCGATTGCATCagacttaatcggtcatgagtcggtatAGTACCCGTAATTAATGTATCTTCCtgtaaaatgtttcaaatttttttttcgaaagcttgtgacacggctagaggccaaacggtaagaaatatcaatttACGGTCTTCGACGACTCACCATAAGTCgacattatctaggacaatcTTTTTTCTATTCCCACCACCCTtctccttcccctccaaaaccatgtgttTTTAGTTTATtccgaaaacggctcctacgatttcttttattttcgaataaataaattaatttcggACACCTATGTTCAAAAACTacttcgatatcgaattttagaacatcaaagtttaactactttccagggcctatttttcaaccgatttccttaaatttggattttttaaaagatcttgaaatttccagcCCGATTGCATCGGACgtaatcggtcatgagtcggtatagtacccgtaattgatgtttctttctgaaaaatgtttcaaaaatattttttcgaaagcttatgacacggctagaggccaaacggtaagagatatcaagttccggtcttcgacgacccccccccccccaagtcgactcctacgatttctttcatttttgattatgttttagaggtagtcaaagcGAATATTTCATCCTGGGACACCTAAATTCGAAatccatttcgatatcgaattttagatcatcaaagtttaaccacttcgcggagggcctatttttcaatcgatttacttaaatttggatttttttgaaagatcttgaaatttcagtAGTACTGACTTAATCAGGAGTGAATCGGTAGAATATCCGAATATTGCTACGGTAGAACATTCTGTCCGATAAGAGCATAGTTTgacttttgaaatattcatataatAAACCTAAAACAATGGTTGAATTGGCccaatcaataaaaataatgtaGGACCGCGGACTCTCTTTTACATTTGAatcatttttattcaatataaattatataaaattttctaatggGATTTTTAACCGACAAATTAATCACTGTTTACAATTCTTTTTTcttgtttcttcttttttatcacacacgatgaatatatttaatttttttgcgatATTCTAGGAATTTATTTCGGTGTAGGTTTATTTGTAGAATCTATTATTAAGATAGTGTTGATAAAATTACACCTAATGGAATAAGATCTCTTTCAAAGGGTTTTGGGTAGAGTAGTGAGTAGAATGAATAAGAAAAACAGTAATCACACTATAAATGTTTTATTCATAacaaatttaaactaatttctCTTCAGATTTATCGTTTTGCCGCAATTACTTCTTAACAAACACCATGGAGGCTTTAAACCCACCACAATGTTCAAGTTTTTGGACATTTTCACTGGAGAGGTAAGTTCTTCAACTGTTTTTCTACCCTCAAATTTCAATTAAGCAATTTCTGGGCATATTTTTCATGTCTCTCAGACGTCTAGGTAATTTTCCATGAGCGCTAATTCTTCATCGCGTGTTAAAATTAATAAGAGAAATAATACAATTGcgtacatatatatttttttaagggcTATCTGACTACCACCGTCCTCTTTTACGGGGGATATTCCAATGAAACTATCAGTATTATACCAAAGAATACCTACAATCTGCCAATGGGCTACTTTCTCACGATGATTTCTGTGTATTTAATAACATTTGTAATAATGTCCGTGTCAATGGCAAGGTCATATCGACGGACATTTATTGAATCAAGTGGAATAACATCAACTTACGCTGACAAAATATTCTGTGCATGGGATTTTGGGATATCCAATGAAAAGATGGCTCGATTAGCACACAAATCACTCTTCAATGAACTTAGAGAGATGCTAAATGAAttggaaaagccaaaattggATAAGACCTTCATTCAGAAATTCTGGAATATAGCTTTGAAAATCTCATCGCATTTTCTTGTGCTATTCATGTTAGCGGGATTGGGAGTTGGAATGTGGACAATGCTGAAGTATTTTGAGGAAATAGAAGATGTTACAAGATCTTTCTCTTACCTGTATCTACCAATATCGATCAATTGTATCATGTTGGTAATGCAGATGGTTTTTGGATATATATCAAAAATGGAAGGCTATAAAAATCCAAGAACTAGAGTCCACATTACTTTAATGAGGAACTTCCTGCTAGAAGTGGTGATTATTGGAGTTTTACTCGGATTCTGGATATCAGATACAAAAGCCCAGGTAAATTcttgctttatttttttctactcaATTTCTGCGataaaaagagaaattattattgctcgaactcgaaAAGTATACTATACGTTTTTAGCCTTTTTTTGATTTGCCCTGGGCCGGAACTcaaacggcaagagatatcgAATTCGGATCTTAAGCGACCCCCTCTATCCCCGAGCCCCCagcaaagtgttttttttatatagagctGCTTGAAGCCAAttcacaaattgatcagaaactcagcttacacttctcagaac encodes the following:
- the LOC129806906 gene encoding transmembrane channel-like protein 5 gives rise to the protein MNRRRTNLSSVFNIDTDTGGASMSLSEREIHSQDNLLHMDFSERNTCFADEFKLWGTQSGNRTLIQKTINFMPSRFKRQLSLDSRISGPNHDNDIEEITQQIEQNNQLMADNPLSRHLRIERIKSLPQTINIKREISAKLSTSARNRTDSKSISYWQRFKYAYRILRTRLGAFLANILTNLEIWYGSMRNIEGHFGSGVSAYFKFLRWLFISYCIVAVLCFGFIVLPQLLLNKHHGGFKPTTMFKFLDIFTGEGYLTTTVLFYGGYSNETISIIPKNTYNLPMGYFLTMISVYLITFVIMSVSMARSYRRTFIESSGITSTYADKIFCAWDFGISNEKMARLAHKSLFNELREMLNELEKPKLDKTFIQKFWNIALKISSHFLVLFMLAGLGVGMWTMLKYFEEIEDVTRSFSYLYLPISINCIMLVMQMVFGYISKMEGYKNPRTRVHITLMRNFLLEVVIIGVLLGFWISDTKAQCWETSIGQEIYRLVIVDFVISIVGVTIYQIGKSLLSRSFPSIGAPEFDISQASLSLVFNQTLLFIGLLYSPILPVIVIIKMILMFYILKAILIKYCKPPAKLWKSTQTHTLYLVMSFLSLLGVLVANGYIMTQVKVSKSCGPFRNFDFMYEIITLNIAKLTKDHLFWRIVVSITRPAFVGGILLGMCVIVYYLRSKSRARIGMVKLLKEMLYMEARDKEFLLGHIMKLAQQSDSHAE